GTGGTGAACGCCATGGCCAAAGAAGGCCATCCCTACAAGGGCGTGCTGTATGCCGGTCTGATGATCACTTCAAAAGGGCCGAAGGTTCTGGAATTCAACGCCCGGTTCGGCGATCCCGAGACCCAGGTGATCCTGCCGCTCCTGAAAAGCGATCTGGTGGATATCATGCAGGCGGTGATCGGCGGGAAGTTGGATCGAACCACCATCGACTGGAGCGATGAATCATGCGTCGGCGTAGTCATGGCATCTGGAGGATACCCGGGAAATTATAAAACCGGTTTCCCCATCAGCGGGCTGGGAGATATAGATAAAGATGTCCGCGTGTTCCACGCCGGAACCAAACAGAATGAAACCGGACAGGTACTGACTGATGGCGGGCGCGTGCTTACGGTGGTAGCCACCGGAAACACCTATGCCGATGCCCGAGAAAAGGTCTACCGAAACTTACCCCGAATCCATTTTGAAGGTTGCCAGTACCGCAGCGATATTGGTATGATTAAAAGGCTTTCGTGAAGGAGTAGAAACATGCCACTGGTCGGCGTAGTGATGGGATCGAAATCGGATGCTGAGGTAATGAAGTCAGCGATTGACACGCTGGAAACACTCGGCATTGAGTATGAAGTGAGCGTAATCTCTGCTCATCGCACTCCCAGGAAAGCGCAGGAATATTCCCAGCAAGCTCGTGAGCGAGGGATCGAGGTCATTATCGCCGGAGCGGGAATGGCGGCTCACCTCCCTGGAGTGCTCGCCAGCTGGACCACCTTGCCGGTAATCGGAGTGCCTCTGGTTGCAGGGGAATTCAAGGGAATGGATGCCCTTCTTTCCATCGTCCAGATGCCTCCCGGAATACCGGTAGCGTGTGTGGCCGTGGGATCGCCGGGGGCCAAGAACGCCGCTTTCCTTGCCGCCCAGATTCTGGGACTCAAGCACGAGAAAATACGGGAAACCTACGAAAAATACCGCCAGGATTTGGCTAAGGGTTAGATAATGATTGATCGATACTCCCGCCCGGAAATGAAGCAGGTATGGGCAGACGAAAACAAATATGCCAAATGGCTCCAGATAGAGATCGCCGTATATCAGGCATGGGCCAAGGTAGGGGTTATCCCCAAGGCAGACCTCTCCAAAATCAAGAGGGCGCGGCTCGATATCTGCCGGATGAACGAGATTCTAAAAGTCACGCATCACGATGTCACTGCATTCCTCAAAGCGGTGTCTGAAAGTCTCGGACCGGAGTCACGGTTCATTCATCTCGGCCTCACCTCCTCGGATATCATGGATACCGCCCTGGGACTGCAACTGGTGGAGGCATCCGCCATCCTGGAAAAAGGACTGGCAGAGCTGACTGAGGTCATCCGGGAGAAGGCGCTCCAGTACAAAGACACCATTATGATGGGTCGGACCCACGGCGTTCATGCCGAGCCCACCACTTTTGGACTCAAGCTCGCCCTCTGGCATGAGGAACTCAAGCGACACGAGGCGAGGCTGGCAGAGGCCAGGCAAGGCATTGCCGTCGGTAAGATATCGGGAGCAGTGGGAAGCCATGCCACCATACCCCTTGAAGTAGAAGAGATCGCCT
The DNA window shown above is from Dehalococcoidia bacterium and carries:
- the purE gene encoding 5-(carboxyamino)imidazole ribonucleotide mutase — its product is MPLVGVVMGSKSDAEVMKSAIDTLETLGIEYEVSVISAHRTPRKAQEYSQQARERGIEVIIAGAGMAAHLPGVLASWTTLPVIGVPLVAGEFKGMDALLSIVQMPPGIPVACVAVGSPGAKNAAFLAAQILGLKHEKIRETYEKYRQDLAKG